In one Euleptes europaea isolate rEulEur1 chromosome 12, rEulEur1.hap1, whole genome shotgun sequence genomic region, the following are encoded:
- the PSPC1 gene encoding paraspeckle component 1 isoform X2: protein MSASRNLKQVRIENSSPAAAPPMSMVGGGSMKGLRGLEQQPPPPENEGSAAAMGLGQEEEEPSSGGFTVDIKSFLKPGEKSYTQRCRLFVGNLPTDITEEDFKRLFERYGEPSEVFINRDRGFGFIRLESRTLAEIAKAELDGTILKSRPLRIRFATHGAALTVKNLSPVVSNELLEQAFSQFGPVERAVAVVDDRGRATGKGFVEFAAKPPARKALERCNDGAFLLTTTPRPVIVEPMEQFDDEDGLPEKLMQKTQQYHKEREQPPRFAQPGTFEFEYASRWKALDEMEKQQREQVDRNIREAKEKLEAEMEAARHEHQLMLMRQDLMRRQEELRRLEELRNQELQKRKQIQMRHEEEHRRREEEMLRQREQEEMRRQQEGGFKPNFIDNLHKVRGARGPARG, encoded by the exons ATGTCCGCCAGCAGGAACCTCAAGCAAGTGAGGATCGAGAACAGCTCCCCGGCGGCCGCCCCTCCGATGAGCATGGTGGGCGGCGGCAGCATGAAGGGGCTGCGAGGGCTggagcagcagccgccgccgcctgaAAACGAGGGGTCGGCGGCGGCCATGGGGCTGggccaggaggaagaggagccgaGCAGCGGCGGCTTCACCGTCGACATCAAGAGCTTCCTCAAGCCCGGCGAGAAGAGCTACACGCAGCGCTGCCGCCTCTTCGTGGGGAACCTGCCCACCGACATCACCGAGGAGGACTTCAAGCGCCTCTTCGAGCGCTACGGGGAGCCCAGCGAGGTCTTCATCAACCGCGACCGCGGCTTCGGCTTCATCCGCCTG GAATCACGGACTCTGGCTGAAATTGCCAAGGCAGAACTTGACGGAACTATTCTGAAGAGCAGACCACTGCGAATTCGATTTGCTACCCATGGGGCTGCTTTAACAGTGAAGAATCTTTCACCTGTTGTTTCCAATGAGCTTCTGGAACAAGCTTTCTctcagtttggccccgtggaaaGAGCTGTTGCTGTCGTAGATGATCGTGGCagagcaactggaaaaggctttgTAGAATTTGCTGCAAAACCTCCAGCTCGGAAGGCACTAGAAAGGTGTAATGATGGAGCATTCCTGCTGACAAC aacTCCTCGACCTGTTATTGTAGAGCCTATGGAACAATTTGATGATGAAGATGGGCTGcctgagaaattaatgcaaaaaACTCAGCAGTATCATAA GGAAAGGGAGCAGCCACCTCGTTTTGCCCAACCTGGAACTTTTGAGTTTGAGTATGCTTCTCGGTGGAAGGCCCTTGATGAAATGGAAAAGCAACAGCGTGAGCAAGTCGATAGAAACATCAGGGAAGCGAAGGAGAAACTGGAGGCAGAAATGGAAGCAGCTCGACATGAGCATCAGTTAATGTTGATGAGACAAG ATCTGATGAGGCGTCAGGAAGAACTGAGACGATTGGAAGAACTTCGAAATCAGGAGCTACAGAAACGAAAGCAAATACAAATGAG ACATGAAGAAGAGCATAGACGACGTGAAGAAGAGATGCTGCGTCAGAGAGAACAGGAAGAAATGAggaggcagcaggagggaggattTAAGCCAAATTTCATAGACAAT